Part of the Solibacillus isronensis genome is shown below.
CGATTATCCATGAAACAGATTGTGCATTGTCTTTGATTTGAGCTCGAAGAACGGCTTCTTCATTTGGATCGATTCCAGTTACTTCATAACCGGCCTTTGCCAATTCTATCGTTACCCGCCCAGTACCACAACCTAGGTCGGCAATCTTTTTAGCTTTTGTTAACTGTAGCAGCTCCATGAAGAATTCGTCTTCTTTCCCCCATGTATGAAGCTGATCGTAGTAATAGGCAATCATTCAACTTCCCCTGCTTTCCTTTTAAGCATCCGTTCCGTTATTATTCCTACTGCTGCCCCTACAAAGACTGGCAGTAAAGCAATTTCAGTATGAGAGAGTGAAATTTTAAATATAAGAAAATTTATATCAGCTAAATAACCGATAAAATATAAAATGGCTATCGTTGCAAACGAGGAAATTAATGGAATCCAAAATACTTTTCCCATTTTTCCATCTCCGTTCTATTCTATTATTGTCCATTATCTTTTAATCAACCAAATTTAATTCTCCCTTATACCAAGTCGGTACAGGATTGTTCATCCCGTCAAACCATTCCAGAACATTTTTTGCCTGATTTTTCATTACGTTTAAATCGTCTTCCCCGTAATCTACAGCCCAAGGAAGGGATGACAGCATATTACTGCTTATATAAAATGCAAGCAACGGAAAAAATTCCTTCGGCGGTGTTCCGTTAAAATATCCGTTAAGCTGCCCTGTAGCAAAGTATGGACTGGTATCGGCACTCCACAC
Proteins encoded:
- a CDS encoding ATPase; protein product: MGKVFWIPLISSFATIAILYFIGYLADINFLIFKISLSHTEIALLPVFVGAAVGIITERMLKRKAGEVE